The Gammaproteobacteria bacterium genome includes a region encoding these proteins:
- a CDS encoding regulatory protein RecX, translated as MLELRQKLRLRNFDSSEIEPVLQRLVDKNLQSEARFCEVFVRSRAERGYGPLRIRNELQQRGVTSELITEHLALYEFEWFDILQRLLEKRLAHGAELDRKGVAKQQRYLLGRGFCAEEVHKVLKRFETGEQRR; from the coding sequence CGTTTGCGCAATTTTGATTCCTCAGAGATTGAGCCTGTTTTGCAGCGTTTGGTGGATAAAAATCTACAAAGCGAAGCGCGCTTTTGTGAGGTTTTTGTCCGCAGTCGAGCTGAGCGCGGTTACGGACCGTTGCGCATTCGCAATGAATTGCAGCAGCGTGGTGTTACGTCTGAGTTGATTACTGAGCATTTGGCGCTGTATGAATTTGAATGGTTTGATATTTTGCAGCGGCTGTTGGAGAAACGTTTAGCTCATGGTGCAGAGCTGGATCGTAAGGGCGTGGCGAAGCAACAACGTTACTTGTTGGGACGCGGTTTTTGTGCTGAAGAGGTACATAAGGTCTTAAAAAGATTCGAAACAGGTGAGCAGCGGCGTTAA